Proteins encoded within one genomic window of Halorussus salilacus:
- a CDS encoding DUF420 domain-containing protein, which yields MERLVKRHVPALTGLLTVVSLALVFAAALQVVPEGVLPRAPDSVLAAIPHVNAAICTVAFAVVAASWRAIRRGNVERHRTGMLAGVVLFAGFLALYLYRVALLGPTPFEGPAVVEQYVFYPVLGIHVLLAVVCIPLLYYVLLLALTRPTAELSATNHPRVGRVAATLWLVSFGLGVVVYLLLYLF from the coding sequence ATGGAACGTCTCGTGAAGCGCCACGTCCCCGCGCTGACCGGCCTGCTGACCGTCGTCTCGCTCGCGCTCGTGTTCGCGGCCGCGCTTCAGGTCGTCCCCGAGGGGGTGCTCCCGCGCGCGCCCGACTCGGTGTTGGCCGCGATTCCGCACGTCAACGCCGCCATCTGCACCGTCGCGTTCGCGGTCGTCGCGGCGTCGTGGCGCGCGATTCGTCGCGGGAACGTCGAGCGCCACCGCACGGGCATGCTCGCGGGCGTCGTCCTGTTCGCGGGCTTCCTCGCGCTGTACCTCTACCGGGTCGCGCTCCTCGGGCCGACCCCCTTCGAGGGGCCCGCGGTGGTCGAGCAGTACGTCTTCTACCCCGTCCTCGGGATTCACGTCCTGCTGGCAGTGGTCTGCATCCCACTGCTCTACTACGTCCTCCTGCTGGCGCTGACCCGGCCGACCGCGGAGCTGTCGGCGACGAACCACCCCAGGGTCGGGCGCGTCGCGGCGACGCTCTGGCTGGTCTCGTTCGGACTCGGCGTCGTGGTGTACCTCCTGCTCTATCTGTTCTGA
- a CDS encoding DUF7344 domain-containing protein, with amino-acid sequence MTPRHSPESDGPERGRSAEVDATFAVLSAAERRHALYYLRERESATLDELATVVAGWLRAREDEAGVATPEDRERVRAELHHVHLPRLAAAGIVCYDLDSGEVTLRALPAFLDATIERSLATDRERGGGSRDAPGD; translated from the coding sequence GTGACGCCCCGACACTCGCCCGAGTCCGACGGCCCCGAGCGCGGCAGGTCGGCGGAGGTCGACGCGACGTTCGCGGTCCTGTCTGCCGCCGAGCGCAGGCACGCGCTCTACTACCTCCGGGAACGCGAGTCGGCCACCCTCGACGAGCTGGCGACGGTCGTCGCGGGATGGCTCCGCGCCCGCGAGGACGAGGCGGGCGTGGCGACGCCGGAGGACCGCGAGCGCGTCCGGGCCGAACTCCACCACGTCCACCTGCCGAGACTCGCGGCGGCCGGAATCGTCTGCTACGACCTCGACTCGGGGGAGGTCACGCTCCGCGCGCTCCCGGCGTTCCTCGACGCGACCATCGAGCGCTCGCTCGCGACCGACCGCGAACGCGGCGGGGGCTCACGGGACGCGCCCGGCGATTGA
- a CDS encoding DICT sensory domain-containing protein, with product MSLRDFLDDATARQRTLTVFAPERFERLESHFETRTVAVDHVSIPDDGSGGFVVVTDRGEFVGSVGAAAVRDLLGESPRRSRTGSVPGDPSTESLGPSDATRALLGLLADTTFVSFDRRRMLAVTREIEDRAYRLGAGTLRTGFQRGSALAAQRELYESLAAESLLDVHVYLRPDWTSDAPASEGLALHAVDSDEIGEFWFVVFDGGGDPEQACALVAAERGDSGEFDGFWTYDPETVAEIDAYLERTYG from the coding sequence ATGAGCCTCAGAGACTTCCTCGACGACGCGACCGCCCGCCAACGAACACTCACCGTGTTCGCACCCGAGCGGTTCGAGCGGCTCGAATCACACTTCGAGACACGCACCGTCGCGGTCGATCACGTCTCGATTCCCGACGACGGCTCGGGCGGCTTCGTCGTCGTGACCGACCGCGGGGAGTTCGTCGGGAGCGTCGGCGCGGCCGCGGTCCGGGACCTCCTCGGCGAGTCGCCGAGGAGGTCCCGGACCGGGAGCGTCCCGGGCGACCCCTCGACCGAATCCCTCGGACCCTCCGACGCTACCCGGGCGTTGCTGGGCCTGCTCGCCGACACCACCTTCGTCTCGTTCGACAGGCGGCGGATGCTCGCGGTGACCCGCGAGATAGAGGACCGGGCCTATCGACTCGGCGCGGGGACGCTACGGACCGGCTTCCAGCGCGGGTCGGCGCTCGCCGCCCAGCGCGAACTCTACGAGTCGCTCGCGGCCGAGTCGCTACTCGACGTTCACGTCTACCTCCGTCCGGACTGGACCTCCGACGCCCCCGCCTCGGAGGGGCTGGCGCTCCACGCGGTCGACAGCGACGAAATCGGGGAGTTCTGGTTCGTTGTCTTCGACGGCGGCGGCGACCCCGAGCAAGCGTGCGCGCTGGTCGCGGCCGAGCGGGGCGACTCCGGGGAGTTCGACGGCTTCTGGACCTACGACCCCGAGACGGTCGCCGAAATCGACGCCTATCTAGAGCGGACGTACGGGTAG
- a CDS encoding HpcH/HpaI aldolase family protein: MGDERSNQLRETLDAGDVALGVLDNAYSPTLVEFYAELGLDFVWLDLEHGGPSPWDAERLDGLLRAADGTDTELLVRVPTPEPGLVRKTLDAGVRNLFVSRVETAEEVRRVVRAARFEYDGGPGERGLANPRASRWGTADEYVRTEDEETLVGVTMENPTAVENAEEILSVPDLGFVFLGPLDLSVSMGHPGEPDHPEVEEAVEAVRAAAVDADVPVGGLGFGMDDVNEKAESGYQLLNLGSTTGALQEVVTSWFDEYRGNG, from the coding sequence ATGGGGGACGAACGCAGCAATCAGCTTCGCGAGACGCTCGACGCCGGAGACGTTGCGCTGGGGGTTCTCGACAACGCGTACAGTCCGACGCTCGTCGAGTTCTACGCCGAACTCGGCCTCGACTTCGTGTGGCTCGACCTCGAACACGGGGGACCGAGCCCGTGGGACGCCGAGCGACTCGACGGCCTGCTCCGGGCGGCCGACGGGACCGACACGGAACTGCTCGTCCGGGTTCCGACGCCCGAACCGGGCCTCGTGCGCAAGACCCTCGACGCGGGGGTCCGGAACCTGTTCGTCTCGCGCGTCGAGACCGCCGAGGAGGTGCGACGCGTCGTCCGGGCCGCCCGATTCGAGTACGACGGCGGGCCGGGCGAGCGCGGCCTCGCGAACCCGCGCGCGAGCCGCTGGGGGACCGCCGACGAGTACGTCCGGACCGAAGACGAGGAGACCCTCGTTGGCGTGACGATGGAGAACCCGACCGCGGTCGAGAACGCCGAGGAGATCCTGTCGGTTCCCGACCTCGGCTTCGTGTTCCTCGGCCCGCTCGACCTCTCGGTCTCGATGGGCCACCCCGGGGAACCCGACCACCCCGAGGTGGAGGAGGCGGTCGAGGCGGTCCGGGCGGCCGCGGTCGACGCGGACGTTCCGGTCGGCGGCCTCGGCTTCGGGATGGACGACGTGAACGAGAAGGCCGAGTCGGGCTACCAGCTACTGAACCTCGGGAGTACGACCGGAGCCCTGCAGGAGGTCGTCACGTCGTGGTTCGACGAGTATCGAGGGAACGGGTGA
- a CDS encoding acyl-CoA thioesterase has product MTDYAFEADVDVRFRDLDTMGHVNNAVYATYFEEARVAYFREALDTPLHEVATVLASLEIDFHRPVELGDDVTVAIRVPELGDSSLPMEYEVRADGEVAATGRSVQVVVDRESGSSRSIPDEWRERIAAFEGL; this is encoded by the coding sequence ATGACGGACTACGCCTTCGAAGCCGACGTGGACGTTCGGTTCCGCGACCTCGACACGATGGGGCACGTCAACAACGCGGTCTACGCGACCTACTTCGAGGAGGCGCGGGTGGCCTACTTCCGCGAGGCCCTCGACACCCCGCTCCACGAGGTCGCGACCGTGCTGGCGAGCCTCGAAATCGACTTCCACCGGCCGGTCGAACTCGGCGACGACGTGACGGTCGCCATCCGAGTCCCCGAACTCGGCGACTCCTCGCTGCCGATGGAGTACGAGGTCCGGGCCGACGGCGAGGTCGCGGCGACCGGCCGGAGCGTGCAGGTCGTGGTCGACCGCGAATCGGGGTCCTCGCGGTCGATTCCCGACGAGTGGCGCGAACGGATCGCGGCGTTCGAGGGGCTGTGA
- a CDS encoding helix-turn-helix domain-containing protein: MAKYSTGGSSGSSGGGACELCGKSSDSLTEANVAGAQLQVCSECASHNDNAATDDATAEERERKRRAAQNTAKASGVYNDDSTHWEEEGTNYDDDPLPYLVADYGETVERARQAEGLQRDELAEDLDVDENDLLAVEQGRANQANVGGSVVRALEDRLDVTLVEGT; encoded by the coding sequence ATGGCCAAGTATTCGACGGGCGGGTCGTCCGGTTCGAGCGGGGGCGGCGCGTGCGAACTCTGTGGCAAGTCGAGCGATTCGCTGACCGAGGCCAACGTGGCCGGGGCGCAGTTGCAGGTGTGCTCGGAGTGTGCCTCGCACAACGACAATGCCGCGACCGACGACGCGACCGCCGAGGAGCGCGAGCGCAAGCGCCGCGCGGCCCAGAACACCGCGAAGGCCAGCGGCGTCTACAACGACGACTCCACCCACTGGGAGGAGGAGGGGACCAACTACGACGACGACCCGCTACCGTACCTCGTGGCCGACTACGGCGAGACGGTCGAGCGGGCCAGACAGGCCGAGGGCCTCCAGCGCGACGAACTCGCCGAGGACCTCGACGTCGACGAGAACGACCTGCTCGCGGTCGAGCAGGGGCGGGCGAATCAGGCCAACGTCGGCGGGTCGGTCGTCCGGGCGCTCGAAGACCGCCTCGACGTGACGCTGGTCGAGGGGACCTGA